The genomic region CGGCTGCTTCGTGCCCTAGGCGATGCCGCCCCGCTCTTGGCGGAGCTGGCTCGCGAAACGCGGCAGGCGGAGGGTCCGTTCGTGGTCGTGTGGGAGGCGGAGCGAACGAATCCGCGGCGGTGGATCCGCGCGCAGGCCGTGCCTTACGAAGGCGGTGTTCTGGCCACGTTCGAGGATTGCACCCGCGAGCGCGCGCTGCAACAGGCGCTCGCGGACATCGAACCGGTGCGCGTCATGGGCGAGCTCGCCGCCGCCGCCGCGCATGATCTTCGCAATCCGCTGACCGCCGTCCGCGGCATGGTGGAGCTGGAGGCCCAGCAAGGGCGGCTGGGCGACGCCGCCGATTTCATCGTCAAGGAACTGGACCGCGCCACCGCGATGCTGGGCGATCTCATGACCCTCGCCGGCACGCCGAATCCTCGCGTGGAACCGGTCCCCGTGCCGGACCTCTTCGGCCACGTCCGTCGGCTGATCGCGCCGGCCTGCGAGAAGGCCGGCGCCCGGCTGGAGATGGAGCCTGCCGACGCCACGCTCATGGCGGACCGTGCGTACCTGGTCCGCGTGTTGCTGAATCTCGCCTCCAACGCGATGGACGCCATGGGCCCCGGAGGGCGCCTTGTCTTTGCCGCCGAAGCCACCGGCGACCGCGTCGCCCTGAAGGTGAGCGACAACGGCCCGGGCATCCCGCGCCACATCCGCAAGCAGCTTTTCCAGAGCTTCATCACCACGAAACCCACCGGCACCGGGCTCGGCCTCTACAACTGCAAGCGCTTCGTCGAGCGCATGGGCGGAACCATCGAATTCCGCACGCGCACGGGGCGCGGCACGACCTTCATCCTCACGTTCCCGGCGGCGACGGAGCCGACGGGGTAGAACCCTTCAACCACAACGCGCGGGAGAAGTCCCCGCCCGCCTCCGCCGTGGCTCTCCGATCCCCCGTCTGGGCATCATCCGGGGCCGCAGTTTCCGTCTCGCGACCTCGACGCCGCTCGCCGGCGGGTTTAGCCCCGGCTGGATGCCCTCACGCAAGATCTCGTCGTAATCAAACCCCGACTCGTCGACCGCGTTGCCCCATGACCCGTAGTGGAGGACTCCAGCTCGCACGAACTTCGGGTCGTCCGCCATCATTTGCGCATGGGTGAGCGGATGCCATTCTTGGATCCGCTCCACGACGTCGCCGAATGTCCACTCCTGACGCGTCCGCAACAACATGCCTTGCCCTCGGTCGAGTCAGCCAAATCGTTGAGCGACGTGCGGACACGTCCGATGGCCAAATCGAGACAAACGATGGAGAAGTGGCGACGTATTTGCCCGAAACGGTCTCTATTCCGACCCAAATTGGGGATGCTGGCGGTCTCCATGCTTGGCGAGGCGGTGTCGATACGAATGGTGAACGCCGGGCGCCAACCGGCCGGGGCCCCGGTGGACAAGAACCGTGGAGGTGTCGGCATGTACGTGAATGACAACATCTCCGCGCTGAACGCGTGGAGAAACCTCACGCTCACGAGCAATCGGATGAACGGCGTGCTCGAGCACCTGTCGTCGGGTCTCCGAATCAACAAGGCGGCCGACGACGCGGCGGGCCTGGCGATCAGCCAGAAGATGCTCGCGCAGATCAACGGTCTGGACCAGGCCACCCGCAACGCACAGGACGGCATCTCTCTGGTGCAGACGGCGGAGGGTGCGTTGGGGCAGATCCAGGACATCCTCCAGCGCATGCGGCAGTTGGCGGCTCAGTCCAGCAGCGACACCGAGACTTCTTCGGATCGCGACAAGTTGCAGGCTGAGTTTGACCAGCTCATTCAGCAGATCGACGACATTGCCCAAGACACCGAGTTCAACACGATGAAGTTGCTGGACGGCAGTCACGATGCCACTAACGGGCCTCTGACGATCCTAGTCGGACCCAACAGTGGCCAGGATCTGACGATCGCGATTGACGCAGCAGACTCGACAACTCTCGGGGTCAATGGCTTGAAGATCAACCAGGACCAGGCGACTTCGGAAGCCGCACTCGACGCCATCAGTACGGCTATCGACAACGTTTCGGAGCAACGTGCCCAGCTCGGCGCGATCCAGAACCGCCTGCAGTACATCATTAACAACCTGCAGATCACGTCGCAGAACCTCTCCGACGCAAAGTCCCGCATCACGGACACGGACATGGCGCGCGAGATGGCGGAGTTCACGAAGTACCAGATCTTGCAGCAGGCGGGCGTGGCCATGCTGGCCCAGGCGAACGCGATGCCGCAGGCGGTGCTCAAGCTCCTCGGCTAAGCCTGCACAGGTACCGCGGCTTCCGCGGTACCGGAGTTCGGAGGGCGGGGTCCGAACCGGGCCTCGCCCTCTTTTTGATGAGGCTATATGAGGTTCGGCTGCAGGTGGTTGTCGCACGGAGCTCACTCAGGTGACCCAGGGAGACCGGACATGGCCAAAGAGACCGATCGCGTGCGAAGGTTCCTCGAACACTTTGCGGCCTGGGCGGACGCGTGCCCCCTCATCCTGGGCGTCGCCCTGGTGGGTTCGTACGCGAGGGGCGACTTCCGCGAGGACTCCGACGTCGACCTGGTGGTCGTCACGCAGGA from Clostridia bacterium harbors:
- a CDS encoding flagellin FliC, translated to MYVNDNISALNAWRNLTLTSNRMNGVLEHLSSGLRINKAADDAAGLAISQKMLAQINGLDQATRNAQDGISLVQTAEGALGQIQDILQRMRQLAAQSSSDTETSSDRDKLQAEFDQLIQQIDDIAQDTEFNTMKLLDGSHDATNGPLTILVGPNSGQDLTIAIDAADSTTLGVNGLKINQDQATSEAALDAISTAIDNVSEQRAQLGAIQNRLQYIINNLQITSQNLSDAKSRITDTDMAREMAEFTKYQILQQAGVAMLAQANAMPQAVLKLLG
- a CDS encoding HAMP domain-containing histidine kinase — protein: MSLSLYRHQLLQWLTAAHLAFAHASDPREARRFSRLVGLHAAVWLDRHLSAGRHAPPRPADVADLLARCAEGFGFEVWPLVALEDVVRARLGLPRSRADSPWFEASARVLAAMVGGYAARLFGYAKVSLQRLDGSGPWVDHLVSVFFAETPSAEAVPGWTFRPEWLPEDAGALRALDEAFRLVTLREAEPFLESIPSIRDDVLDVAGVGAALLDQDGHPVWLAGHARRLLRALGDAAPLLAELARETRQAEGPFVVVWEAERTNPRRWIRAQAVPYEGGVLATFEDCTRERALQQALADIEPVRVMGELAAAAAHDLRNPLTAVRGMVELEAQQGRLGDAADFIVKELDRATAMLGDLMTLAGTPNPRVEPVPVPDLFGHVRRLIAPACEKAGARLEMEPADATLMADRAYLVRVLLNLASNAMDAMGPGGRLVFAAEATGDRVALKVSDNGPGIPRHIRKQLFQSFITTKPTGTGLGLYNCKRFVERMGGTIEFRTRTGRGTTFILTFPAATEPTG